The nucleotide sequence GGGCTACTAGATGGCTCTTTGGTCCGATTTCGCTGGAGCCCCAAGTGACTGTCGCCATCCCGCCCGTCCAGCCCTCCAGCGGATCCGCTCCCACCCCGGAGGCGCTGCGCCAGAGCGAAGAGCGCTTCCGGCTCATGGTGAGCAGCGTGAAGGACTACGCCATCTTCATGCTGGATACCCAGGGGCACGTCGAGACCTGGAACGCGGGCGCCGAGGCCATCAAGGGCTACACCGGCGCGGAGGTCATCGGGAAGCACATCTCCGTCTTCTACACGCCGGAGGACGTAGCCGCGGGGAAGCCGCAGCGCCTCCTTCACGTCGCCCTCCAGCAGGGACGCATCGAGGATGTGGGCTGGCGGGTGAAGAAAGATGGGACGCGCTTCTGGGCGGACGTGGTGATTACCGCGGTCGTCGATGCAGCGGGCGTGTTGCAGGGGTACACGAAGGTCACCCGCGATTTGACGGAGCAGCGGATAGCGGAGGACGCGCTTCGTCAGAGCGAGGAGCGCTTCCGGCTCCTCGTCGAGAGCGTGAAGGACTACGCCATCTTCATGCTCGACCCCCAGGGGCACGTCGCCACGTGGAATGCGGGAGCCGCGCGCATCAAGGGCTACTCACCTCGGGAAATCATTGGCAAGCACTTCTCGTGCTTCTACCTTCCCGAGGAGGCCACGAGCGGCAAGTGCGACATGGAGCTCCGCGTCGCCCTCGCCGAGGGCAAGTTCGAGGAAGAGGGCTGGCGCCTTCGCAAGGACGGCACCCGGTTCTGGGCCAATGTCGTCATCGAACCCGTGAAGGACCGCGATGGGAGGCTCGTCGGCTTCGCGAAGGTCACCCGGGATTTGACGGAGCGGCGCGAGGCGGAGGCGGAGCGGCTCCGATTCGCCCAGGCCGACGAGGCCATCCGCCTGCGAGACGAGTTCCTCTCCATCGCCGCCCACGAGCTGAAGACGCCGCTGAGTGCCATCCAGCTCCAGCTCCAGAGCCTCCTCCTGTCGGCGCAGGGCCTGGACGCGAAGGTCCGCAACAAGGCCGAGCGTGCGTACAAAGGCGGGGTGCGGCTGCTGGACCTGGTGGAAGCGTTGCTGGACGTGTCCCGCATCGCCACGGGCAGGTTCAGCCTGTCCCGGAGTGGATTCGACCTGACCCGAAGCGTGGAAGAAGTCGCGGAGAGCTTCCGTGAGCAGGCCGCCAGGGCCGGCTGCGAGCTCATCCTCCACCTGGACGCGTCCGTCCCTGGCGAGTGGGACCGGCTGCGACTGGAGCAGGTGGTCACCAACCTGCTGGCCAACGCCTTCAAGTATGCCGCCGGGACTCCGGTGGAGCTCGCGGTGAGGGCGGAGGGAGCCAACGCCGTCATCACCGTCTCCGACCAGGGCCCGGGCATCCCGGAGTCCGAGTGGGCGCGCATCTTCGGCCGCTTCGAGCGTGCGGCCTCCATGCGCCACTTCGGAGGGATGGGCCTGGGGTTGTACGTCGTCCGGGAAATCGTGGAGGGCCACGGGGGCACCGTCTCCATCGAGGCCGTGAGGCCTCAAGGTACCCGCTTCGTCGTCACCCTCCCCCGCATCCCCATGCCGAAGACGGAGCCGGCCCCGTCCGCCGGAGCGGAGGTCGCCTCGTAAGGAGACCGTCGGGAGCGTCCCCGACCGCGCGCCTTCCCGCCCTTTGCGAAGCCCCCGTCCGCCCCGGTAGAAGGCAGGCGCGGGAGCTCGCCCGCGAAGGAGGCCACCCGTCGATGAGTCTCGCGAAGAAGCTGAACCTCAAGGAGGGCATGAAGGTCCGCGTGGTGGGCAAGCCCGCGGGCGTCGACCTGGACGACGTCACGACCACGACCTCCGCCAAGGCGGACGGCATCCTCCTCTTCGTCAAGTCGCTCGCCGAGGTGGACGCGAAGTGCGCGCCCCTGGTCGAGGCCGCGAAGGCGGACCGCCTCGCCTGGGCGGTGTACCCCAAGGCCGGACAGCTGGACACGGACCTCAACCGCGACATCCTCGCGCGGCACCTGCTGAGGCAGGACATCGACGGCGTTCGCCAGATTTCAATCGACTCCGTCTGGAGTGCCATCCGCTTCCGGCCGGGGAAGTAAGCGCGAGGCCCCCCGAGCCTGGCCTTGCACTGACCGCCGGGCCTGCGTAAGTCGGACGCCGTGACGGCTACCGAGACGCACCGTGCCATCCAGGCGGTCTGGAGAATCGAGTCGGCCCGGCTCATCGCCGGCCTCGCGCGCTTCGTGCGCGACGTCGGCCGTGCCGAGGAGCTGGCGCAGGACGCCCTCGTCGCCGCGCTGGAGAAGTGGCCGCAGGCGGGCGTCCCGGAGAACCCGGGCGCCTGGCTGATGGCCACCGCGAAGCACCGCGCCATCGACGAGATGCGCCGGAACCAGCTGCTCCAGCGCAAGCACGAGGAGCTCGGTCAGGACATGGAGGCCCAGCAGGCTCAGTCCACGCCGGACCTGGACGCCGCGCTGGACGACGACGTCGGCGATGACCTGCTGCGCCTCGTCTTCACCGCCTGCCACCCGGTCCTCTCCTCTGAGGCGCGCGTGGCGCTCACGCTGCGGCTGCTCGGCGGACTGACGACCGAGGAGATTGCCCGCGCCTTCCTCGTCCCGGAGCCGACCATCGCCCAGCGCATCGTCCGGGCGAAGCGGACTCTCGCCGAGGCGCACGTCCCCTTCGAGGTCCCTCGGGGGCCCGAGCTCGCCGAGCGGCTGTCGTCGGTGCTCGGCGTCATCTACCTCGTCTTCAACGAGGGCTACTCGGCCACCGCCGGTGACGACTGGATGCGGCCGGAGCTCTGCCAGGACGCGCTCCGCCTCGGCCGCATCCTGACCGGGCTGATGCCCGACGAGCCGGAGGTCCATGGCCTCGTCGCGCTGATGGAAATCCAGGCCTCGCGCATGCGGGCGCGGGTCAGCCCGGCGGGCGAGCCCGTCCTGCTCCTCGACCAGAACCGCGGCCTGTGGGACCAGCTCCTCATCCGCCGCGGGCTCGCGGCGCTGGAGCGTGGCGAGCAGCTGGCCAGCCCTCGGGGCCCATACCTGTCACAGGCCGCGATTGCCGCGTGCCACGCCCGGGCGCGGACGGCGGGGGACACCGACTGGGCGCGCATCGCCGCGCTCTACGGCGAGCTGGCCCAGCTCATGCCCTCCCCCGTCGTCGAGCTGAATCGCGCCGTGGCGGTGTCGATGGCCTCTGGCCCGGCGGCGGGCCTGGAGCTCGTCGACGAACTGACCTCCGAGCCGTCGCTCAAGCACTACCACCTGCTGCCGAGCGTGCGCGGTGACCTGCTCTTCAAGCTCGGCCGCCTCGACGAGGCCCGGAAGGAGTTCGAAAGCGCGGCCTCGCTCACCCGCAACGCCCGCGAGCGCAAGCTGCTGCTGGAGCGCGCGGCGAGCTGCGCCTCGCGCTAGGCCCGCGCCTGCGCCCGGACGGGCCACGGCTCCGCGCGCATGCCCGCTTCCCAGTTGTTGTTGCGGCCATCCCAGTACCGGATGGTCAGCTCCGTGAGGTCCACGTCATCCAGGCAGTTGACGTAGACGGAGCGGTAGTCGCCCCCGATTTCCTCGACGTAGCCCCCCGCGAAGCAGTGCGTTCCGCAGTTCTTGCAGAAGGAGCGGGAGTTCTTGCTGTCGCTCTGCTTCCGGAACTCGCCGAGGCTCTGCGCGCCCGCCACCACCCGGAGGGCGCTCGGCTTCACGATGGAGCTGGTGGCGCCCACCTTGACGCAGAAGGTGCAGTTGCAGCGACTCACGGGCTCGGTGAGGTCCAGCTCGGCCTCGAAGCGCACGGTGCCGCACAGGCACCTACCGGCGTAGGTCTTCACGTTGCTCTGGCTCGGGTTCTGGGTCTGGGACATGGCGGTTGCTCCTGGGTTGCTCGAAGTGACTGAGCGAACAGTAGGACCCGGGCATGACAGCCTTATGTCAGGTTTGTCCCGACGGGGGCGCGCTCAGGGCGTTTCGGGGAGGGTGTAGTCGAGCTCGTACGAGTGCCGGCCCTCGGTGATGAGGATGCTCATGGCGCCGGCGAGCCCCGTGAGCTGGCCGGTGCCCGAGTCCGGCACCACGGTGACTGAGAGGCGCGGCGCGCCCCGCGTCATGGTGCCGGAGTGCTGCAGAGCGAAGGTGCCGGTGCGGCCGTGCAGCGTCCCGCTGACGCGCTCCATCGCCACGTAGCCCGCCGAGCCGTCGGTGGGCGTCCTCACGGCGAGCATCTGCCCCTTGCTGGTGGCCTCCAGGTCGCCGTGGAACCGCTTGTCGAGGGCCATCCGGCCGACGTCCGAGCCTCCGGCCTCCGCGTCCGGGGCCATGGGGGTCAGCTTGACGTCGAAGGCTCCACTCGCTCGCTTCGTCATGGTCGTCTCACTCCTGGATGCAGGGCCTGCAGGGTAGCCCGTCGCCCCCTGCGTACACGTGGTGTTCAAGCGAGGCCGGGCCTCAGCGCTTGCGTTCGAGGAGAAGTTGCCGCGCACGCTGCACCTGCTCCAGCGCCGACTCCGGCAGGGCCACGGCCTGGGCACAGCGGTCATGGAGCGCGGGGTTCTTCGTGGTCTCGAACACCATCCAGGTGACGAGGTCGCCCTTGAGCACGGGGTGGAGCAGGCGTTGCCCGAGGATGTACTGGCGTGACTCCGTTTGGACCACGGAGCCGGTCGCCCATTGCTTGTCGACCTGGACGGCGGCGAGGTCCGCCTCCTTCACCACCTCGCCCACCGCGAGGTCCCGCGTGGCGACCGTCACGGAGACCTGCTCGGGAGCGGCGCCGGGCTTCTTCCCTGGCTGCGCGCCCAGCAGGAGGGGCAGGAGCGCCGCGAGCAGCAACGACTGGAGCCTCCGCATGTCAGCGACCCTCCTGGGAAACACCGAAGAAGGCCCGGGCCCTCTCTCTGGCCACGCCGGCCACCTGCTGGTCGGCCGCGGAGGAGGCCTGACGAACACAGGCCCCCATGGAGCGTGGCCGCTCGGGGTCGTCGAGGAACTGCCAGCGCAGCGTGTCGCCCGCCTCCAGGGGAACCAGCGCCAGCGCATCCGCCACATCCTTCAGCGCGTCCTCGGGCACCACGCTCCGCGTCACCAGGGCCCGCGGCATCCGACGGACGGCCAGCGCCTCCCTGGGAATCCGGCCGCCCTCCACCACGGCCTGCGTCAGCACCAGCACCGGAGCCGTGCCGTCCGGACCGAACTTGAAGGGGGGTAGCGGGCGCGGCGCTCCGGGGGCCCCGGCGCCTGACGCCAAGAAGGCGCGGATGGCTTCTTCTACGGCGCGCCCGTGGGCCTCCTCGTACACCGGGAGGACGTCCGCGACGCAGGCGTGCACCCGCCGGACGGAGTCCTGCCGGGCAAAGGCCGCCCAGGGGAGGACTTCTCCCTTGGTCAACGGCAGCGTCACCGGACGCCCCACCACCAAGCGCCGGTCGGAGGGCGGGACGAACGACGCCAGCACGAACTGCTCCGGATAGGAGGCCTCGGTGAGGTCCCCTTCCGCGAGCTTCTGTCCCTCGGCGATGTCGCGCGTGAGGAGGAGCGTGGGCTTCGGCGCCCAGCCCTGGCGGGCGGACTGCATCCGCGCCTCGATGACGCGCGACAGGTAGAGCCCCAAACCCGCGAAGCTCAGGAGGAGCCCGATGACACTGCCCAGGAGGAAGCGCTTCATCGCGGGCCCTTCTTGAGCAGCCGGGCGCGGATCTCTTCCGCGGTCCGCTCCCTCCTGGAGACGTCCGGCCGCGAGGCCTGCGCGCGCTTGCATTCGTCCGTGAGTACCTGGGGCGCGCTGGCATTGAACGAGGAGGACCCGACCTCGAAGTAGCCCCAGCGCAGTGGCTCGCCGGCCGCGAAGGGCGCCGTGAGGGTCTGGTCGACGAGGAAATGCGCGCTGTCGGGCTTCACCACGGACTCGGTGACGAGCTGGGCCGGAATGAGGCGCTGCGCCATCGTCTCGTGCGTCACCAGGTCACCGGCGGCCAGCGCCTTGCTGGCGACCACCACCGGGACGAGCTCCCAGCCCTGGCGCGCTTCCGTCTCCGCATCCTTGACGAGGAGGTACATGACGAAGCCGCCCACGAGCCCCGAGAGCGGCAGGCCGGCGGCCACACCGAAGAGGATGCCTCCCAGGAGCGGCAGGGCCTCCCGGGAGGTGGATGCGGGAGCCGTCATGGCCGCCCCCGCGACGGGCCTTCCCAGATGAAACGCATGCGTCCACGGTAGCCCAGTGCGAAGGCCGGACTCCATGCGGTGGGTGCGGCGCGGACGTGGGGCAGCCCCGCCGTGGAGCCGCCTCCACTCCGGGTGTCACCGACCCGGGCCGCCGCGGCTCAGGGGTGGTGCCGACACTGACCGAGGAAGCGGACCAGCTCCGTGTGGAACCACTGCGCCGCGTCCAGCATCAGCCAATGGCTGGCGTGCGGCGCCACGGAGCGGGACAGCGTGTCCCGCTGGCCCGCCAGCGTGTCCGGCCCCGCGGTCGCCACCAGCGCGTGCGTGGGCCCCTTGAACTGCTCGAAGGCCGCGTCCGGGTCGTGGCTGAAGAGCGACTCCAGGTTGCCGGCGATGGCTTCCCGGCGCGAGGTGCGCATCGTCTTCATCACCAGCACGCGCGTCGCCTCCTTGGCGGCGAGGAGCTGGGGCGCGAGCCAGTGCTCGTGGAAGGTGCCGTACTTCGCGGCGCTGAAGTTGTCGAGCCAGGCCTCGGCCTCGGCCTTCGGCATGCGGCGCAGGTCTCCCGGGGCCTCGACATAGAGGAGCCCGGCCAGCCGCTCGGGGTAGTACGCGGCGAATGCACCGGCCACCGCGGCCCCGAAGCCATGGCCCACCAGGACGAACTTCTCCGGGGCCTGCGCGTCGGCGATGGCGGCGACGTCCTCCACCGCGGCCTCCACGCCAAAGGGGCCGTTGGAGCCGCTACTCTCGCCCAGCCCTCGCAGGTCGAACGAGACGCTGCGCGTCGCGAGGCCGTGCTGCGTGTCGGCCCAGTGCGTCCGGTCGGCGGCCACGTCGTGCACGAAGATGACGGGGACGCCGCCATCGCCTTCCACTGTCGCCATCAGCCGGCCCGCGGGTCCGGTGACAGACACCATCCTGGCTTCCTTGTGCTTCATTTGGCTCGGCTCCCGGCCCCCGGTACGGGCACTGCCCGTCCGCCCACCGCGCTGTCCGTAGCGCCGGGGCCATCGGCCGAGTCTGCCCTACTTCCCCTCGGGGCGCCCCACACCGGGGCCGCCGTACGTCCGCGACTTCACTCCTGCCCGGACGCCTCGACCGACATCCACGTGGGCAAGAACCGCCATGACACGGCAAGACTTGCAGGCAGGGCTTGCACGCCCTCGCCCCCTGAGGCCTCTCGCTCCCTCGGGAGCATGCGCGGCACGGCCATTGCTCAAGGCATGGGAGCACGCCGACGCAAGACCCACGCAGACCCACGGCGCGCGCTTGCAACCCCACTACAGGAGCAACGCTTTAGGCGTTGCCCGGGAGAAGTCCCCATGAAGCGTTTCGTCCCTGGAGTCATGATGATGGTCCTCGGCGCCGGCTGCGGCATCGAGGGCAGCGACACCACGCCCGAGAAGGCCCAGACGCCCGCGGCGGTGCTGGAGAGCGTGCAGCGCGACAACGGCAACGTGGTCGAGTTCCTCCAGTTGGAGGACGGCGAGGTGGTGGTCATGGAGACCGGCCTCTACCCGAACCCGCCGTCGGCCATCGACGGCATCGGCCCCGCCGAGGCGTGGAGCAAGCTGACCGGCCGGAGCGACGTGCCCAACGCGCTCGGCGTCGCCCAGCAGCGGTACGAGCTGATGCGCGCGAACCCCTCCCTGCGCGACGCCGAGGGCGCGTCCGAGCGCGGTGAGTCGATTGTCCGGGACGGCCAGGCCGCCGGCACGACCGCCGCGGCCTACGGCCCGTGCGACATCACCTGGTTCCAGGACAACTTCTGCAACGCGGCCTACGACTGGAAGATGTGCCTGACCAACTGGTCGGGTGGCGCCTACGCCCAGCGCAGCGGCGTGGAGTACCACAAGACGGCCGTGTGCCCGACCTCCGGCAACGTGACGCTCAACATCAAGGACCAGGTCATCCGCAACGTCGGGGCGGGCGGCTACCTCTGGTACTACCGCAGCGGCAGCAACTTCGACTTCCGCGCGGACGTGGACAACGCGTCCGGTGACACGTTCCACTTCGCGGTCAACCTCAACTACTGAGGCGCTTCCTCCTGGCCTCGCGGCTCCGGGCTCGGCCCGGCCGCGAGGCCAGTGGTGTTTCCGGAGTCGAAGTCCGCGGTGCCCCGCTCAGGCCGGCCCCTGGGTGTCCTTGAGCAGCAGCGAGAGGTAGCGGGAGAAGTCGATGGAGCCGAGGTCGGCCTGCTCACGCGCCTGCGCCTCCTGGCTCCAGTGGAGGTCGGCGCAGTGACGCCGGGCGGCGGTGAGCTCCACGTCCAGCGCGTCCACGCTGTCGGTCCGCGCCTTCAGCTCCCGGGTGAGGACCTCGAACTCCTGGTCGATTTCCGCGGTCCTCACCGGCTCCTCGCGCCGGAGCGCCTCCTCCTCGGCGTCTTTCCAAGCCTCCAGGGACTCCCGCTGCTCGGCGAAGCGCGCGGCCAGGGACTCGGAGCGGTGCGCGAACTCCTCCCGCATCGCCGCCATCCGCGCCTCCACCTGGGTCTGTTGGGTGGCCCAGGTGCTCTCGAGTGACTTCCGCTGGTCCGCGGGGAGCTCTTGCGGCATCGACTCGCGCGCCGACCGCGCCACGTCGTCACGCCACCGAATCAGGGCGAGCCGCTGCTCGCTGTCGAGCCCCTCGACGGTCATGAGACTGTCCCAGGTGACATCCTCCGCGGTCATGAGTCCTGCCTTGCGCAGCAGGGCTCTCAGCTTCCGGGGACTGCCCACCTCGTCGAGGCGGACCATCACAAGCTCAGCACGCTGAAGCGCCCTGGAGAGGTGCTCGGCCTGAAGCACCCGCAGGGCCTCCGCGATGGCCGCCGTGGGGTAGCTGGCGAGGTCCCGCTGCCGCACGAGCTTCGCCA is from Pyxidicoccus trucidator and encodes:
- a CDS encoding sensor histidine kinase, coding for MTVAIPPVQPSSGSAPTPEALRQSEERFRLMVSSVKDYAIFMLDTQGHVETWNAGAEAIKGYTGAEVIGKHISVFYTPEDVAAGKPQRLLHVALQQGRIEDVGWRVKKDGTRFWADVVITAVVDAAGVLQGYTKVTRDLTEQRIAEDALRQSEERFRLLVESVKDYAIFMLDPQGHVATWNAGAARIKGYSPREIIGKHFSCFYLPEEATSGKCDMELRVALAEGKFEEEGWRLRKDGTRFWANVVIEPVKDRDGRLVGFAKVTRDLTERREAEAERLRFAQADEAIRLRDEFLSIAAHELKTPLSAIQLQLQSLLLSAQGLDAKVRNKAERAYKGGVRLLDLVEALLDVSRIATGRFSLSRSGFDLTRSVEEVAESFREQAARAGCELILHLDASVPGEWDRLRLEQVVTNLLANAFKYAAGTPVELAVRAEGANAVITVSDQGPGIPESEWARIFGRFERAASMRHFGGMGLGLYVVREIVEGHGGTVSIEAVRPQGTRFVVTLPRIPMPKTEPAPSAGAEVAS
- a CDS encoding RNA polymerase sigma factor, translated to MTATETHRAIQAVWRIESARLIAGLARFVRDVGRAEELAQDALVAALEKWPQAGVPENPGAWLMATAKHRAIDEMRRNQLLQRKHEELGQDMEAQQAQSTPDLDAALDDDVGDDLLRLVFTACHPVLSSEARVALTLRLLGGLTTEEIARAFLVPEPTIAQRIVRAKRTLAEAHVPFEVPRGPELAERLSSVLGVIYLVFNEGYSATAGDDWMRPELCQDALRLGRILTGLMPDEPEVHGLVALMEIQASRMRARVSPAGEPVLLLDQNRGLWDQLLIRRGLAALERGEQLASPRGPYLSQAAIAACHARARTAGDTDWARIAALYGELAQLMPSPVVELNRAVAVSMASGPAAGLELVDELTSEPSLKHYHLLPSVRGDLLFKLGRLDEARKEFESAASLTRNARERKLLLERAASCASR
- a CDS encoding GFA family protein, whose protein sequence is MSQTQNPSQSNVKTYAGRCLCGTVRFEAELDLTEPVSRCNCTFCVKVGATSSIVKPSALRVVAGAQSLGEFRKQSDSKNSRSFCKNCGTHCFAGGYVEEIGGDYRSVYVNCLDDVDLTELTIRYWDGRNNNWEAGMRAEPWPVRAQARA
- a CDS encoding DUF3224 domain-containing protein, which translates into the protein MTKRASGAFDVKLTPMAPDAEAGGSDVGRMALDKRFHGDLEATSKGQMLAVRTPTDGSAGYVAMERVSGTLHGRTGTFALQHSGTMTRGAPRLSVTVVPDSGTGQLTGLAGAMSILITEGRHSYELDYTLPETP
- a CDS encoding SAF domain-containing protein, with protein sequence MRRLQSLLLAALLPLLLGAQPGKKPGAAPEQVSVTVATRDLAVGEVVKEADLAAVQVDKQWATGSVVQTESRQYILGQRLLHPVLKGDLVTWMVFETTKNPALHDRCAQAVALPESALEQVQRARQLLLERKR
- a CDS encoding SAF domain-containing protein codes for the protein MTAPASTSREALPLLGGILFGVAAGLPLSGLVGGFVMYLLVKDAETEARQGWELVPVVVASKALAAGDLVTHETMAQRLIPAQLVTESVVKPDSAHFLVDQTLTAPFAAGEPLRWGYFEVGSSSFNASAPQVLTDECKRAQASRPDVSRRERTAEEIRARLLKKGPR
- a CDS encoding alpha/beta fold hydrolase, with amino-acid sequence MVSVTGPAGRLMATVEGDGGVPVIFVHDVAADRTHWADTQHGLATRSVSFDLRGLGESSGSNGPFGVEAAVEDVAAIADAQAPEKFVLVGHGFGAAVAGAFAAYYPERLAGLLYVEAPGDLRRMPKAEAEAWLDNFSAAKYGTFHEHWLAPQLLAAKEATRVLVMKTMRTSRREAIAGNLESLFSHDPDAAFEQFKGPTHALVATAGPDTLAGQRDTLSRSVAPHASHWLMLDAAQWFHTELVRFLGQCRHHP